A window of the Brassica oleracea var. oleracea cultivar TO1000 chromosome C1, BOL, whole genome shotgun sequence genome harbors these coding sequences:
- the LOC106328701 gene encoding uncharacterized protein LOC106328701 has protein sequence MDGSLSSVQNVLQVLKEFELRSGLAVSVQKSSFYASGLTQKEVDAIQVSTGMPNGTLPVRYLGASLNKNGGGGKTRHASLSKGLMGGGDQGKIYWRIERSIWVGWFKTEVLKGSLSNFWTMKATTTNSWLANKLFKLRDEVFTWIKMKVGNGESCRLWSDNWSPFGKLSQFILSDQTSRMGIDANSTVSDLFIDGRWMIPPARSEKMVQLHIFFTAFALTDTEDCYEWVIDDKPISRFNTSQVYQKLRGQETSVPWAQSVWITGGIPRHTFLTWLFILNRCPTRDRLRSWGLQTDVVCLLCNQEPETRDHLYFHCPFSFAIWEEIGRRCDLQPLKNWDHTMIQMQSLQGNKYKKRLTLLCWQSSIYWIWQERNKRLHNQQFRSSEAITTLITRQITDRISGYRLNSPAISSIFMQLWFSTQI, from the exons ATGGATGGCTCGCTAAGCTCAGTGCAGAATGTCTTACAGGTTCTCAAGGAATTCGAGTTGAGGTCTGGACTGGCAGTCAGTGTGCAAAAATCTTCCTTTTATGCTTCGGGACTAACACAAAAGGAGGTTGATGCTATCCAAGTCTCCACGGGCATGCCCAATGGGACCCTTCCTGTTCGCTACCTTGGG GCTTCTCTTAATAAAAACGGTGGTGGCGG GAAGACTAGACATGCATCACTCAGCAAAGGTCTCATGGGAGGTGGTGACCAAGGAAAAATCTACTGGAGGATTGAGA GATCGATATGGGTTGGATGGTTCAAGACTGAGGTTTTAAAAGGTTCCCTATCTAACTTCTGGACTATGAAAGCGACAACAACAAACTCTTGGTTGGCTAACAAGCTGTTTAAGTTAAGAGATGAAGTCTTTACCTGGATAAAGATGAAAGTGGGAAATGGAGAATCATGTAGATTATGGTCGGATAACTGGTCCCCCTTTGGGAAGCTCTCGCAATTTATACTGAGCGATCAAACTTCTCGCATGGGCATTGATGCAAACTCCACTGTCTCAGACCTCTTTATTGATGGGAGATGGATGATTCCCCCGGCGCGGTCAGAGAAAATGGTACAACTACACATCTTCTTCACTGCTTTTGCCCTCACTGATACAGAAGATTGCTATGAATGGGTGATTGATGACAAACCGATTTCAAGATTTAACACCAGTCAGGTTTATCAGAAACTAAGGGGTCAGGAAACTAGCGTACCTTGGGCTCAAAGCGTTTGGATTACAGGAGGCATCCCTCGCCATACTTTTCTCACTTGGCTGTTCATCTTGAATCGATGCCCTACTAGAGACCGTCTTCGGAGCTGGGGACTCCAGACGGATGTTGTGTGCCTGCTCTGCAACCAGGAGCCTGAAACTAGAGATCACTTATACTTCCACTGCCCCTTCAGCTTTGCAATCTGGGAGGAAATTGGGAGGAGATGTGACCTGCAACCGCTAAAAAATTGGGATCATACCATGATTCAGATGCAATCTCTTCAAGGAAACAAATACAAGAAACGACTTACCCTTCTCTGTTGGCAATCATCGATTTATTGGATTTGGCAGGAGAGGAATAAGAGGCTTCACAATCAACAATTTCGATCATCAGAGGCTATTACTACTCTCATCACTCGTCAAATCACGGATCGGATCTCCGGTTATCGATTGAACTCTCCGGCGATTTCTTCGATCTTCATGCAACTTTGGTTTTCGACGCAAATTTGA